From Gottschalkiaceae bacterium SANA:
CATGGCGATCAAGCCTACTTCTGGCCACTCTTTGATAAATCCATCCTTATTAACATCGCGTTCTGCTAGTACTTGAAAACGTTTTGATCTCTTCATCTTCTTCCTCCTTTACTGCTTAAATATATGGAGTGGTAGCGGATTCACATTTTTCACCCATCGTTTCAAGAAGCTTGACGCCTACTTCTTTCGCTGTAAGAACCGCTTGTCGAACCGCCCCTGAATCGCCTGTGATAAAAAGAATCACTTCGTTCGTAAAGCTAGTCGTTGAAGGAGATGCATAAGACAAAACTTCTACATTGGCCGCTTTAATAGCCGCATCGGCAGTAACTACACCAATGGCCGCTGGTGCACCTACGATTAATCCAAACGATTTACCCAATGGAGCATTCCAAGCTTTATTACAAGCGTAACTTGCGCGCGCTGTGTATTGAAGTTCCATATATCCCACTTCATTGCCCCAAACATCGCCAAAGGTTCTTTCAATTTCTTTTAAGGTTACTTCAACAGCACGTCTTACGTCAGATACGTCTTCTGCACCAAAAATAATCAAGTTACCATGACCCGCTCCACCTTTGGTATCACGAG
This genomic window contains:
- the pduB gene encoding propanediol utilization microcompartment protein PduB, encoding MSDQLMEKMVEEVMKKLGGAETPEAAPKTAPVKIGCNLTEFVGASKIGDTIGLVIANVDDQLAESMKLDKKYRSIGIIGARSGAGPHIMAADEAVKATNTEIISIELPRDTKGGAGHGNLIIFGAEDVSDVRRAVEVTLKEIERTFGDVWGNEVGYMELQYTARASYACNKAWNAPLGKSFGLIVGAPAAIGVVTADAAIKAANVEVLSYASPSTTSFTNEVILFITGDSGAVRQAVLTAKEVGVKLLETMGEKCESATTPYI